Part of the Fundulus heteroclitus isolate FHET01 chromosome 20, MU-UCD_Fhet_4.1, whole genome shotgun sequence genome, AAATGGCGGTTCAGTTCTTCGCCTTCAAGATACCACACATGCACAGTGGTGAAAAGTGGGAAGGTATTTCGGTGTGAAGTGGTGTAAAAGTCAATCTTCTGTTCCTATAACACATTGCTGTTAAAAGGACTGTGGAAAAACTGGTATAGAAATGATCTAACTGCAGTGATAATGATATTTTCTCACCTTTCCGGTAGGTAATATTTTAGTTAATGCTTTTCATTTAGCCCAGGTGTATGCATCTATACTGTAGTCCATTATTTGCATCAAAAAGTTAGAGAGGCATTCAAATTGTGAAGTCATCACAACATACAAAGAAGTACGGatatttctttaactttttgtttcgGCCAGTcatctgtgtattttattgggactttatgtgttaagccaaaacaaagcagcccatgtttgtgaattggaaggaaaacatgCATGCATGTAGAACCATCTTTTTTGTAGTTACGGAGACAACTTGTTGGAAGGATATGTCTGCTACTTGCCTAAGTTCACAcaggttctgcaggaggtttttccttcccattaaaggggagttttcctttccactgtcgcttcatgcttgctcagtatgagggattgctgcaaagccatcaacaatgcagacgactgtccctgtggctttaCGCTCCTTCAgaaggagtaaatgctgcttgtcaagacttgatgcaatctgctggatttccttagagaggcaaccttttgaccaatctgtataatctgattaaatttgacttgacatgttttatgaattggtgctatataaatacaattttattgaattgaactaaattattattattattattattattattattattattattattattattattatagctcAAGGTCAATCAGATTAATTGACTAGAATTTGTAACCGCAATTTTCAGACAGACTGATTTATTGATATGTTCATCAGATACTGACATGGTCCTGTTAGGAGATGAGCAAAGATTATTTCATTTGCAACAAGTCAAAAAGAagcacattttgcatttttgagtTGATGGAACTATCAGTCAGAAATCTTGATGAAGAGACTATGAATCATTAACAACTGTGATTTTACATTTCCACCGCAGCTGACACTTGCACCCTACATGCTTCTACGGTGTGACTTACTGTATTTTGAACAcgactgttgttgttttctttcttagTGAACGTTATGCAACTtattttgaagatttttttttttttttttttagaggaggCCACGTTTAGACGAACACAAGCATGCGTTGGATGCACCACGGGTTCAATTCAGGTCTATTTAGAAGAGAGCAAATTGATTTACAGGGGGGTTGTGGGTTTGTTTTCAGTACCATGGAGAGCATCACCCCCTGAGCAACAAGCAGGACGAGGCCAGACAGCTACGAGGGGCTTCATTCATGCTGAAAGACAAACAGACTGACATTGTGGGAACTTTGTTTTCAGCtgatacacaaaaaaaaaaaaaaaaaaaaaaaaaaagtcagatccCATTTGGTTGCTTTCTAACACAAGCGCGGCGTCAGTTGTTAGTGGAAAATATGGCAATGCTTTCGTGATGCGACGCTTCCCTTTCATAGATTCAcgcgtttgtttgttttttaagaaaaaactaacaaaatagTTTGCATTCACCTGTTGTCTTTTCCACGCAGTGAATGtgacatctttttttaatgaactttCATGAACTCTAGTCTGAATAAGACGAAAGCGTCAAGTTAATTCCCGATTGGGCGGGTGGTGGACGTATGTCAGACATATGCGCCCCGTGGGCGGGTGTTTGCGTGttagaaaggggggggggggggtggaagcGGAACTAAGTGCAACGCGTCTCCCTGTGATTGTTGATGCTTGGGAGGCATGTAAGTGGCGTCCGCTTCAGCTCTCCAAAGCTGTGAGCTTTGGCTGGGAGTGACGCGGCGCACTCTGCCTCTCCAAGCAGAAGGAAACACCTGTATGGATGAGCAGCTCTCCAGCGTTGTCCAGCCGCCCTCCTCAGCCGAGCACAGGGGCAGATTCGCGATTGAAAAGCGGGGTTATGGAGAGGTGGAGAGGGACGTCATGACGGTGGAAAACATGCTGGAAGAGTCGGCCGTGCTCTCAGCGCCTCACCTGTCCGCGGATCGATACGAGCGCAGCCGCCAGGGATGCTGCGAGAGAGTGGTCATCAACATCTCGGGTTTGCGCTTCGAGACGCAACTCAAAACTTTCAACCAGTTCCCAAACACGCTGCTCGGCGACCCGAGGAAACGGATGCGCTACTTTGATCCGCTCAGGAACGAGTACTTCTTCGACAGGAACAGACCCAGCTTTGACGCCATCCTGTACTACTACCAGTCAGGGGGGCGCATCCGGAGACCTGTTAACGTGCCCATTGATATTTTCTCAGAGGAGATACGGTTTTACCAACTTGGGGAGGAGGCCATGGAGAAATTCCGCGAGGACGAAGGCTTTATAAAAGAGGAGGAGCGCATACTCCCCAAAAACGATTTTCAAAAGCAGGCTTGGCTTTTGTTTGAGTTCCCTGAAAGCTCCGGACCTGCGAGGGGAATAGCCATCGTTTCAGTGCTTGTGATCCTGATTTCAATTGTTATTTTCTGCATGGAGACTTTGCCTGAATTTCGGGACGAAAAAGACATATCCACAGTGGAGCCCACGGTGAATGGCACTGCTCCAAATGTGCCAAGCCCCTTCACGGACCCCTTCTTTGTGATAGAGACGCTCTGCATTATATGGTTCTCGTTTGAGCTGCTGGTCAGGTTTTTCGCCTGTCCCAGCAAAACCACTTTCTCTAAAAACATAATGAATATCATTGACATTGTCGCCATCATCCCTTACTTTATCACTCTTGGGACGGAGCTGGCCGAGACGCAAACCAACGGCGGCCAGCAGGCGATGTCCCTGGCCATCCTCAGGGTGATCCGGCTGGTGAGAGTGTTTCGGATTTTTAAACTCTCACGACACTCCAAGGGACTCCAGATTTTGGGGCAGACGCTCAAGGCCAGCATGAGGGAGCTGGGCTTGCtcatcttttttctcttcataggaGTCATCCTCTTTTCCAGCGCTGTTTACTTCGCCGAAGCGGACGACCCCGCGTCCAGCTTCACCAGCATCCCAGAAGCGTTCTGGTGGGCAGTTGTGACAATGACCACCGTCGGATACGGGGACATGCACCCGGTCACCATTGGCGGCAAGATAGTGGGGTCGCTGTGCGCAATAGCGGGCGTGTTGACCATCGCCTTGCCCGTGCCGGTGATTGTGTCGAATTTCAACTACTTCTACCACCGAGAGACGGACGGAGAGGAGCACCAGCAGTACCTTAACTCGGTCAGCTGCGAGCACATGCCCTCCGGGGAGCAGATCAAATCGTGCAGCTCCTCCTCGCTCAGCAAGTCGGAGTATATGGTTATTGTGGAGGGCATCAACAGTGCGTTCAAGCAGCCCAACTACACCacagaaaacaaccaaaactgcGTAAACATCAAAAAGATCTTCACGGACGTGTGAGGGACGTGTTGGATCATTAATGAGGCGTAAAGAAATGTTAGGTCTAATGCTGCAACCTTTTTTGTTTAGCCAATGGTCACCTGTCAGTCCATATCTGTGGCTGAGCTTAGATgtccgtttttcttttttgtttctgttttttaaagatcCTAATTACCTATTAGGCCGGAAAGATCTAGCGGACTGTACATTCTCTTTATAAGTCGCTGGCTGAATAAAGTGCATTGTTCAAACAGATATATTTTAGGGTAAAACGCCACACGATGCCTACatatcttgatgttatgttgcCAGTGTTGTCGGTTTTGGGATACACGTGTAGCATTTCCTCCTGCCaggccaagaaaaaaaaaaaaaaaaaaaaacatcaacaaaaaaacaacaacaacgtgtTGTGCTTCGTGGAAAGAGCAGTCGTCCAGTAATATTCTTAATGTATTATGGTGATTTATGTAGCCAAATGCCTGTTTAGGTTATATCTAATATCATAACCTGTCCACGTGGTTGACTCTGCAGTCTTGTTTGGAGAGGTGAGAGAAGGAAAATGCTTATCACGAAATGAAAGTTGTATTTTCTTTATActtatacttatatatatatatatatataagtaatatatatattgaataaaTACAGACATTTAGAGATCACGGCTCTGCCTGTTAATAGCGCTTTAAGTTgcgcaacaacaaaaaaagcggGATGGGATAAAATGAATAGACTGTTGCGCTCAGTGATGACATACAGCGTGGATGAAAGGAGGCAGGATGTGCAGCAGGTCTCCGCCTTGTGATGCAGTCTCCATGACGACGGTGGTTTCCCCTCCAACGTTTCCATGGAACTGTGTTCCCCAAATATGTCCCATGTTCCCCCTCACagcagaaacacagcaaaccattttagctgatttatttatttattttttgggaaGATATGGAAAATTTAGATGTgtacataatttattttattaatttatttagttttgggGTGGTCAAGGTCAATAAACAGATTGTAATTTCGTTATTTGCTCGTTTGAGGTAGAAAGTAACCTGGTTTATACAAATATGTATAATTATGAGCTTAGATTGATACTTTACTGTAAACGTTCAGATACCGGTACTTCAGTCCGCTCTCTTTGGTCAACAGTGAAAGAGAAGGATGATAGATAACCTCTAACTAACTCAAAcaacaaagttaaacaagcaaaCAACGACAATCTGTTGCATATGCAAATGAGAATAGTGTGAAAATCGACCAGCATTTCAATTTTGTgaccaaataaaaaatggaaTCAGCATCCCATGAAGGAACCATCACCATTATCATAATAATGTAAATAGTAACTGTTGTAATTGTACGATCAAATGCAATACCAGCATCATGTGTGTTAAGAGTGCCTAAACgtctataaaagaaaaaacctcTAAGTATAACACAACTACTTATCAAGCTAATATACATATTCACTacaactcttatttttttttacaaactttacCTATTTTTGCAATAGGTGTGGGGAATGATAGGGGTGCAAAAGAACAGTTTATAAATGAAGTCAGGAAACTGGTCAAAAAAGGTCTCTTGTCAAATAAAGGTATGTTTTAGGATTAAATGTCTTTCCGTCTTTAGTGCTTTTATTACTTATATTTAGGATAAATAGGTCTTTCTCATCACTGAGGTTGCTGTTATGTGTGACAGTAGGAAGAGAGGACCGTCCCTCTTTATTCCTCATGTCTGCTCCTCAGATCTCTGAGTTGGCATGCCAACTGACGTCAGCCACCTTTTCATCTACACCAGAAGACATACAGACGCATTAGCTTTAAAGCTGAGAGCTAAGGTGACACAAACAAACAGTGAAACTAAAAGGCGTCTGAAAAGTAATTACCACCCTGCGTGTCCTTTCATGGCTCATTACGGCTTGTAGCATGAATAGACATGTGACATTTTATTAATGTCTGAGCTAGCTGAGTGTTCTGCTGCAGATTTATATGTTGGTTCAGAACCTAACGGTGGGATTTAAAGTAATAGTAGAAGCATTTAGTCTTCACCAATTACCAATATGAGGGAACTAGTTGTTTATTATTTCAGATAATGCTCTCTTTAAATAGATTACGTATATTTATTATTGAGAGATgtatcaaaaacaaaacctttcaaTAAAATCCTCCTGTACTTCGTTTTAATGGGGTTAGTTCTTGTTTATATCGCCTTTGACTCATAGCTTTAGTCACATTGACAGCAAGCTGATCTGTGCTTCTAACATAATTAAAAATGACTCACCACTGCCATCTAGTGggtaaaataaagtgttactaTTAGGAGGGAGGAACAGCAACATTTGGAGATAGTGATccagattaaatttttttgtagaCATGGTTTTGAACTGATGATACTTGGGAAGTCAGTTGTACAcataaattaattttcatcTCTCTATAAGTTTTAGAGACCcacattttcaaagttttgtTTATATGCCATGTCCAGAAATGgttttattagtattttttatgtttaatctCGATGCCCTAGCTGCACTTTTCTTCGCCAACTTCACAAGAAAAGCGACAAATTGGAACCAGATTTCTAATGATGAGATCATGGCGCTGTGTCTTTAGTTTATCATGATGTGATGTATGCA contains:
- the LOC105928071 gene encoding potassium voltage-gated channel subfamily A member 3, translated to MDEQLSSVVQPPSSAEHRGRFAIEKRGYGEVERDVMTVENMLEESAVLSAPHLSADRYERSRQGCCERVVINISGLRFETQLKTFNQFPNTLLGDPRKRMRYFDPLRNEYFFDRNRPSFDAILYYYQSGGRIRRPVNVPIDIFSEEIRFYQLGEEAMEKFREDEGFIKEEERILPKNDFQKQAWLLFEFPESSGPARGIAIVSVLVILISIVIFCMETLPEFRDEKDISTVEPTVNGTAPNVPSPFTDPFFVIETLCIIWFSFELLVRFFACPSKTTFSKNIMNIIDIVAIIPYFITLGTELAETQTNGGQQAMSLAILRVIRLVRVFRIFKLSRHSKGLQILGQTLKASMRELGLLIFFLFIGVILFSSAVYFAEADDPASSFTSIPEAFWWAVVTMTTVGYGDMHPVTIGGKIVGSLCAIAGVLTIALPVPVIVSNFNYFYHRETDGEEHQQYLNSVSCEHMPSGEQIKSCSSSSLSKSEYMVIVEGINSAFKQPNYTTENNQNCVNIKKIFTDV